In Ensifer sp. PDNC004, the sequence ACCAAGCTCCCGGACAATTCGCCTTCAGCCCAAAAATGGAGGATTGGTTCTGGCCGCCCCGAACCCGCGCTGCAGATCGACGTATGCGTGCTCGGAATGAACGGATTTGCCAAGGCTCGTCGGACGCGGCAGGCATGTGCGACCTCGTCCTGCGTGCGCGAAGAGCGCCCGAATTGCACGCCTAGCGGGAGTTTGCCGCGCTTGATTCGCGCGTTGGCGGCGCGATACCAACGGGGCAGCCGGCGCGAACCGGCGCAGGGGAACACGCCGGAACACCATGATCCGCTTCTCAACCGACGATATCGCTCCGCAAGACCGTTTCGACCAGTGGCGCGAGGTGCGCGGCAAGAGCCTGTTCGGTGTGACGATCGAACTGCCGGCGGCAAAGCGCAGCACCTTCCGGGGCTCGTTCCAGTCGTGCCGGGTCGGTAGCGCTGTCGCCTCCGAGATGCGGGCCTCGGCCTATCGCGTCAGCCGCACCGAGGCTGACATTGCCCGTGTCGCCGGCAACAGCCTTTGCATCGCCTTTCAGGTGAAGGGCGGCGGGCTTCTCGATACGGGGGGAGACCGCGCGCAGGTCTTCAAGGACGGAGACATGGCGATCAGCCACTCGGACCTGCCCTATCATGCGACGCCCGGCGGTCATGACAGCTTCCACTTTCGGGTGCTCACCGTGCCCTTCGACCACGACGTAATGCTCGGCCGGCCGACGCACGACCTGTTTACCACCCGTTATCAGGACGACGCCGCATTCGCGCGCGCCTTTCGTGCGCTGTTCAACGCGGTCAGCGCCAGACATGGCGAGCTCTCGGACCCTCAGCGCGAGGTGGCGCATATCACCCGGCTGGCGCTTGCCGCCCGCAAACGGCTGGCGCCGGGCATGCCCGAGGTGCGGGCCGCACTTCGCTCCGGCCTGCGTTATGCGGCCGAAGAGATCATGGCGCGCGATAAGCACCAGCAGAAACTGACGCCGGCAAAGGTCGCGCTTGAACTGGGCATTTCGGTGCGCCAGCTGCATGTGATTTTCGAACACGCCGAACTGACCTTTGCCCGCACGCTGGCAACGATGCGCATTGCCGAGGCCCGGCGGCTTCTCGTCGCTGCCCCTGCCATGTCGGTCACCGAGGTCGCCTATGCCTGCGGATTCGACAGCCTCGCCACATTTTACCGCCTTTTCGCAGGCATCTACGGGATGGCGCCGGGAGAATCTCGCGCCACGGATTCTTTCCACTAGACCGGCTTTAGGCGCCAAGGCATTTCGTCGTCGTGGATCGTTTAACGTTCTTTTGATGGCCGGGAGATCGTGCCCGGTTGCCAAAAAACCATAATTGCTTCACCTAGATCCCTCTTCGACACTCGGCATTAAGAATTGGGTCAACGCTGAATGCGCATTTCACACGTCTTCCTTGCTGCATTTCTTGCAATCGCGCCGGCCGCCTATGCCGACGTTGCCTCGCCTCCTGTTCTGGAGCCGCTGAAGCAGCAGGCACAAGCCGCGCAGTTGAGCGCAAAATTTCTGACGCGTTACAGCTACAAGCCCGTTCCGCTCGACGACGCCCTGTCGGCCAAGATCATGGACAGCTTCATCGATTCTCTCGATCCGGATCGCGGGCTCTTCCTGCAGGCCGACATCGACAGTTTCAAGCCTGACCGCAACGAGATCGACGATGCCATCAAGCACAAGGACCTGAAGATCCCGTTTGCGATCTTCAACGTCTACGGCAAGCGTGTTGTCGACCGCATGAATTACGCACGCGAGCTGCTGAAGCAGGACTTCGATTTCACGAAGCAGGAGGATTACTCCGTGCTGCGGGACAAGGCGCCCTGGCCGCAATC encodes:
- a CDS encoding AraC family transcriptional regulator, with protein sequence MIRFSTDDIAPQDRFDQWREVRGKSLFGVTIELPAAKRSTFRGSFQSCRVGSAVASEMRASAYRVSRTEADIARVAGNSLCIAFQVKGGGLLDTGGDRAQVFKDGDMAISHSDLPYHATPGGHDSFHFRVLTVPFDHDVMLGRPTHDLFTTRYQDDAAFARAFRALFNAVSARHGELSDPQREVAHITRLALAARKRLAPGMPEVRAALRSGLRYAAEEIMARDKHQQKLTPAKVALELGISVRQLHVIFEHAELTFARTLATMRIAEARRLLVAAPAMSVTEVAYACGFDSLATFYRLFAGIYGMAPGESRATDSFH